In one Vanacampus margaritifer isolate UIUO_Vmar chromosome 11, RoL_Vmar_1.0, whole genome shotgun sequence genomic region, the following are encoded:
- the LOC144060654 gene encoding olfactory receptor 1D2-like produces MPNLTLSPYFNLTMFMNIGPYRYPTLALCLLLYLFILCANWAILLTIFREKNLHEPMYIFIASLSFNALYGSTGFFPRLLLDLASDTHLISRAACFTQIYFIYTYGANEMTTLCVMAYDRYLAVCHPLHYRTRMTVKKALILVGLAWLLPAFLLTTGMYRSAMLPLCGNEIQKVFCSNWNVVRLSCESTAVGNVAGLLTTMFTVFLPLAFVLYTYMRIINATWRRSAKVKGRVFQSCLPHMVSFVIYSIAIFCDIALSRYNVEEMNPFVAIILSLEFVVIPPVLNPLLYGMKLSDIRRHIFKIL; encoded by the coding sequence ATGCCCAACCTAACGCTGTCTCCTTACTTTAACCTCACCATGTTCATGAACATCGGCCCGTACCGCTACCCGACGTTGGCCTTGTGCCTCCTCCTCTACCTCTTCATCTTGTGCGCCAACTGGGCCATCCTACTGACGATCTTCCGCGAAAAGAATCTTCACGAGCCCATGTACATATTCATTGCTAGCTTGTCCTTCAACGCCCTGTACGGCTCCACAGGCTTCTTCCCCCGCCTACTATTGGACCTGGCGTCCGACACGCATCTAATTTCGCGCGCCGCCTGCTTCACACAGATCTACTTCATTTACACGTATGGCGCAAACGAGATGACCACGTTGTGCGTCATGGCCTACGACCGCTACCTGGCTGTTTGCCACCCGCTGCACTACCGCACCAGGATGACGGTGAAAAAAGCCCTGATCCTGGTCGGCCTGGCCTGGCTCTTACCCGCTTTCCTCCTCACCACGGGCATGTACCGGTCCGCCATGCTGCCCCTGTGCGGCAACGAGATCCAGAAGGTGTTCTGCTCCAACTGGAATGTAGTTAGACTGTCATGTGAGTCCACAGCAGTCGGTAATGTTGCAGGCTTGTTGACAACCATGTTTACCGTTTTCCTCCCGTTGGCCTTCGTCCTCTACACGTACATGCGCATCATTAACGCCACATGGAGACGCTCGGCCAAAGTCAAGGGAAGAGTATTTCAGAGCTGTTTGCCGCACATGGTCTCCTTTGTCATTTATTCCATTGCCATATTTTGTGATATTGCCCTGAGCAGGTACAATGTGGAGGAGATGAACCCCTTCGTGGCCATCATTTTATCTCTGGAGTTTGTGGTGATTCCGCCAGTTCTCAACCCTCTGTTGTATGGTATGAAGCTATCGGATATCCGCAGACACATCTTCAAGATCCTGTGA